From the genome of Platichthys flesus chromosome 10, fPlaFle2.1, whole genome shotgun sequence:
gcggatcagcagctcagtagatttctggtagcgacggatctctctcagagccacggtaccgggcctgtaacggtgaggcttcttcacgccgCCGGTAGCCGGGGCGCTCTTACGCGCAGccttggtggccagctgcttcctgggggcTTTGCCTCCGGTGGATTTACGAGCGGTCTGCTTGGTTCTTGCCATTTTGTTTCTTGTCTCTGCGATCGGGAGAAAGAGTGGAGCGCTTGACAGACACTCTGCTTATAAACTGCAGAGCCGTGACATGGTGACGCTGCTCCAGATCCCCGGGTCCTGATCGGTGATAGGCTCCTCCTGAGGTACTCGCTGCTTAATGGACAAAAGTGCAGGCCGTCCTCCGCTGCTCTGCCTGAGGCTTCTATTGTGGTTGGTCTGGCATGAATCGTCCCGCTCGATCCATGGATATATAAACGAGGGTTCGAGCTGTTCACCGCAGTTTCTTCTGGCGTGTCTTAGGGAATCAATCTAGTTCCATTATGTCTGGTAGAGGTAAAACCGGCGGAAAGGCCAGGGCGAAGGCAAAGACTCGCTCTTCCCGCGCCgggctccagttccccgtcggtcgtgttcacaggctgctgcgtaaaggcaactacgcacatcgcgttggtgccggcgcccccgtctacctggcggctgtgctggagtacctcaccgctgagatcctggagctggctggaaacgccgcccgcgacaacaagaagagccgtatcatcccccgccacctgcagctggccgtccgcaacgacgaggagctcaacaaactcctgggcggagtgaccatcgctcagggcggcgtgctgcccaacatccaggctgttcttctgcccaagaagaccgagaaggccccaaagtccaagtaaagcaaagctgctggaaaccaccgacacaaaggctcttttaagagccacacactcacctccaaAGAGCAGAACTCCTCATATCACCCATCGACTTAAAGTACACGCAAAAGTCTTTTTTAGATAAGATTCAACTTTATCGTCCTTGCACAGTACAAGTGCTTATTAAAAACTAAACGCAGTTTAGCATaaaaccagaagtgcaaaaaaggcGGTCACAGTGCAGAGTGCATATTTTAAGTGAAGTgaaatttgtaaatacataagaCATATACAGTGGGAAATGTATATGGAATAGtgcagtattaagaggtataAGAACGATGAATACACTACGAGCAagatacatgtatatataaatatgaatacactattggATGCATTaaagatacacacttcaaattGCAGTACGTCTAAGGTACATGGCTCCTTGGcatacatctctcatgatggacggtatgaatccaaaaacaacacatattatCTTgctaatgaaatagaaactagtgtGGGTAGAATAAATTTAATGCAACATTCAccctctttacatttgtcattgtgCAAATCTAGGGTGAGAAGTAAACATATCTATTCCttacacattttacaaactATTATATGATAGTAATGTAGTCCTAAACAATCACTCTGGTACCTTTGCTTAATCTGTAACATGAGCTTTGAAAAGTTAGGTGCCGTGTGTCCGGTCACATGTTGGATTACAGACGTGTTTCACATGAATCTCGtgttcattcaaaacattgaccAAGTCCTCTGTTGTAATAAAGTGCCCCAGTACACATGACAGTGATCCAGCATACACAACTTCAGGACcattgaagtggagcagctaaatggaaattagccatcattattatt
Proteins encoded in this window:
- the LOC133962303 gene encoding histone H2A-like encodes the protein MSGRGKTGGKARAKAKTRSSRAGLQFPVGRVHRLLRKGNYAHRVGAGAPVYLAAVLEYLTAEILELAGNAARDNKKSRIIPRHLQLAVRNDEELNKLLGGVTIAQGGVLPNIQAVLLPKKTEKAPKSK